In the Thermoanaerobaculia bacterium genome, one interval contains:
- a CDS encoding NAD(P)-binding domain-containing protein, with protein MRVAILGTGDVGRSLAKGFAGRGDDVMMGSREAGRAQAAARAAGATVRGGTFSEAASWGELGVLATSWSGTENALRLATPTTLAGKVVIDATNPLVSAPGKPPALALGHTDSGGEQVQRWLPDARVVKAFNIVGHAHMVRPEFPGGPPDMFYCGNDGSAKSTVAAILDDFGWSSIDIGDIEGARLLEPMCLLWVLYALRGGGWNHAFKLLKK; from the coding sequence GTCGCGATTCTGGGAACCGGAGACGTCGGCCGGTCGCTCGCGAAGGGATTCGCGGGGCGCGGCGACGATGTGATGATGGGCTCGAGAGAAGCCGGGAGGGCGCAAGCAGCCGCTCGCGCCGCCGGAGCCACCGTCCGAGGCGGGACGTTTTCCGAGGCCGCGTCCTGGGGCGAGCTCGGTGTTCTCGCCACGTCGTGGTCCGGAACCGAAAACGCGCTGCGCCTGGCCACGCCCACCACACTCGCCGGAAAGGTCGTGATCGACGCGACGAACCCGCTCGTCTCCGCGCCCGGCAAACCGCCCGCCCTGGCTCTCGGCCACACCGATTCGGGCGGCGAGCAGGTGCAGCGCTGGCTGCCCGACGCCCGCGTCGTGAAGGCCTTCAACATCGTCGGCCACGCTCACATGGTGCGTCCGGAGTTCCCCGGCGGTCCGCCCGACATGTTCTATTGCGGCAACGACGGCTCGGCGAAGAGCACCGTCGCCGCGATCCTCGACGACTTCGGCTGGAGCTCGATCGACATCGGGGACATCGAAGGCGCGCGGCTCCTCGAGCCGATGTGCCTCCTCTGGGTGCTCTATGCCCTCCGCGGCGGCGGGTGGAATCACGCGTTCAAGCTCTTGAAGAAAT